GCGGTCCCCGCAGCGCCTGGTGCGGGCGCTGCCTCTTGGACATCACATCGAACACGTCAACCTGCTCCTCGGTGCGGCAAATGAGCTGCCCGCTTAGGTGTCCCGAGCGACTCCCCGATCTGGGGCGAAAGTGGTCGCTGGATCCTCGATCTGGGACGAAGGTGGTCGCTGGATCCTCGATCTGGGACGAAGGTGGTCGCTGGATCCTCGATCTGGGACGAAGGTGGTCGCTGGATACTCGATAGGATTCAGATGGACCAGTTGGGGACGGTCTCGCTCGAATCTGTTCCCAACCGTCCGTGCGAATTTGGGCTTCTGTCGCCCTCATCCGTTGATAAAAGTCAGCTTATGGATAATCAGAGAATCCGCCAGACGAAAAGGGAACAAAATATGATGATCAAGAGCAAGTTCGCCAGCCTACTGACGATCTCGGCTTTCGTGGCCACGGCCGTGCTAGTCGGCCCACTATCGGCCTCGGCTGCTTCTTCGCTCAGCGGGTCTTCGCTCAGCAAGTCTTCGCCCAGCGGGTCTTCGCTCAGCGGGTCTTCACTCAGCAAGTCTTCGCCCAGCGGGTCTTCGCTCAGCAAGTCTTCGCCCAGCGGGTCTTCGCTCAGCGGGTCTTCACTCAGCAAGTCTTCGCCCAGCGGGTCTTCGCTCAGCGGGTCTTCGCTCAGCAAGTCTTCGCCCAGCGGGTCTTCGCTCAGCGGGTCTTCGCTCAGCTAGGACGACGGCCCTGTGCCTGCGACCAACACTCGAGGAATGGAACGAGTGCATCCCACGGTGAGGGCTGAGGACCGCTCCCCGGGCCAAGGTTTGAGACTACGCCCGGGGACGAGATTGTGTCTGCTCGGCGGCGGGTTAGGCGTGACGGGTTTCATACAGGTTGCCTTTGCGTCTACGGCTTTTAATGGGTCGGCCCAGTCGCTGGCTGGGCCCGCGGCGATGATGTTCCTGTTGTTTTTGGTAGCGGAGAGTACTCAGATACACGTTGAGGTCCGGCACCATGCCCACTCGGTGTCGTTGAGCGAGCTGCCGATGGTCTTAGGCCTGTTCCTGCTGCCACCTCATTGGCTGCTCGGTCTCCGCCTGCTCGCTGCGGGTGTGGGGTTCGTTGCTCGGCGCATGGCCCCGTCCAAGGCAGTGTTTAATCTCGGCTTGTTCACCGCCGAGGTGGGCACTGCAGCGCTCATCTTTCACTGGCTGGAAGCCGGTGATGGGCTAGGTTTGCGGGACTGGGGGGTCGCCTACGCCACTATGGCCGTGATCGGCGTCCTGGGGTCGGTTGCCGTCACCGCGGCAATCGGGTTGATCCAAGGAAGGCCCTCCCACCGCGATCTGGTGCGGACCCTGCTGGCGGTCATCATCACCGGCGTCTTTAACACCACCCTGGCCCTGGTCGCCTTACTGGCCTCGTCCTTCGACGCAGCGATACTGCTGCTGGCGATACTGCTGGTGCTGCTTGTCGTGGCCTACCGGGCGTACGACCGGCTGGTACGTCAGCGCGCCGACCTCGACAAACTCTTCAACTTCACTCAGGCCCTCGCAGCCGCGAAGGCTGGTGACGACATGGTCAAAACGCTGCTTGACCAAGCTCGTGACCTGCTTCAAGGCGAGACCGCTGCCTTACATCTGCGACGGCCGCCCGACCGGGACGGGTCACCCACTTCTGACTCCGGCAGCACACCACTGTCCGGCGAGCCGGTGGTCATTCCCCGAAACACCCGTGAGCCCAGGCTCCGAGCCTGGCTCACTGAGGTCGGGTTGCGTGACGCCGTCCTGGTGCCGCTGGCTCTCGACTCCGAATCGGCCACGATACTTCAGGTGGGCAACCGCATGGGGCGGACAAGGACGTTCACCCCCAGCGACCTGCAGCTCCTGCAAACACTGGCCGCACACGCCGAAGTGACCTGGAGCAACGCGCGATTGCTGGAACAGGCCCGCTATGACGCTGGCCACGACGGGCTGACCGGGCTGGCCAACCGAAGCTTGTTCCTGCTGCGGCTCCAGCACACCCTCGATTCCTATACCTCCACCGCGCCGCACACCGTCCCGGCGCGCTGCCAGGGTGCCGCGTTCCTCCTCGACCTCGACCGGTTCAAAGACATCAACGACTCACTGGGCCACCACATCGGGGACATCCTGCTCCAGCAGATCGCAGGACGACTGCGAGACCATCTCCCCCCGGACGCGGTTGTGGCCCGCTTGGGTGGAGACGAATTTGCGGTGCTCTTGCCCAGGTGCGAAACCCCGCAGCAGGCGGTCGATGTCGCAAACGATGCCCGAGCCCTCCTCTCCGGTCCATTCGATGTCTCGGGCACCTGCTTGGAGGTCGGCGTCTCGATCGGGGTCACGCTCCTTCCCCAGGACGGACGAGAACCGTCCACGGTGCTGCAGCACGCCGACATCGCGATGTACGAGGCCAAGCGCTCAGCCCTCGGCGTGGTGCGTTACCACCCCACCGACGAGCACGGGAACCGACGCCGCCTGACCCTGGCCGCGGAGCTTCGCCGCGCCATCGACACCGAGCAGATCATCGTGCACTACCAGCCGAAGATGTCGCTCGCCAACGACTTCATCATCGGGTACGAGGCCCTGGCCCGCTGGGAACACCCTACTCGAGGGCTCCTAACCCCGGACGAATTCATCCCCATCGCCGAGCAGACCGGGCTCATCACGTCCCTGACCCAGAGCATCCTGCGTCAAGCGCTCTACAGATGCCGAGACTGGCAGCCCCAACACCCGGGCGTTGCGATAGCTGTCAACCTCTCCACCCGCGACCTGCGCGACCGCAGCATGCACGCCACCGTCGCCCAACTCCTAACTGAAACCGGCGTCGACCCCACACTCCTGACCTTGGAGATCACCGAGAGCAGCGTCATGGGCGACTTCACCGCCGCTTTGGCCGTGCTCGAAGCACTCCGCGACCTCGGCGTGAACTTGTCGCTGGACGACTTCGGTACCGGCTTCAGCCCGCTGACCTACCTTCAACGCCTGCCCGTCAACGAAGTCAAGATCGACAAATCCTTCGTCACCGCGATGAACACCTCCACCAGCGCCACCGCCATCATCCGTGCCGTGATCGACCTCGCCCACATCCTGGACCTGACCGTCGTGGCCGAAGGAGTAGAGGACGAAGAGTCCCGTCGTACCCTCACCCTCCTAGGCTGCGACACCATGCAGGGATACCTACTCAGCCATCCGCTCACCCCCGGAGAGCTCAGCCATTGGTTGGACCACCAAGCTCGCAGAGGACACCCACACGCGCGAGCCGACCACCGCCCGAGACTGCAAGTCATCCCAGATCACACTCCGCGACGCACAGAGCTTCAGGACTGAAAGAGCTATCCCTATAAAGCGGGCCTTGATCACACCCCGCGGTGTTCCGCAGGACGGTGCCCGGGACACCCGCTGGGATGAAGAGCGCCGAGGGCGATCTGTCATTTTCGGAGGCGTCTGCACAGCGGCCATGGTGTTTTCGCGGTTGTGCAGTCGAGTATAAACACTGGCTTTTCCGTACTTCTCCATACGACGCACGTTCAAGCGGCGGTGTCCCCAGGACGCTTGAGCGCCCGGTAGACAGTGGATCTGGCGACGCTGAAGAGTTCCGCGATCTGCGCGGTGGCGTGTTCGCCTCGCTTGTAGACCTCGACCAGGTGCTTCTCCTGCGCCGGAGACAGTTTGGGTTGTTTGCCGCGGAGCCGGCCGGCTGCTTTGGTGACTTGCATACCTTCGCGGGTGCGAGCTCGGATGAGGTCGGCTTCGAATTCAGCGACCATGGCGAGCACGTTGAAGAGGGGTCTGCCGACCGGGTCGGTCGTGAACGGAGCCGCCGATACTGAGTTTTACTTCTTGTTGGGTGAGGTCGTCAACGATGTCTTTCGCATCGCGAAGTGAACGTGCCAGTCGGTCGAGTTTGGTCACAACGAGGTGTCGCCGGCTCGGGATGCGGCTGACGCTTCGCGAAGACCTGGCCTGGCCCGGTTTGTTCCGGTGAGGCCTTGATCGGTGAACGTCTTTTGGAGTGAGACGCCGAGGGCGCTGAAAGAGTTCTTTTGGGCGGTGAGGTCTTGGTCGTTGGTGGATACGCGTGCGTCACCGATAAGCACTCCAGTCATGCTTCTGCAGTGCACCGTTTATCCCCCGGGAGATTCTATTGATCGAAGCAACACTCCCATTAGGTCTGCTACCGATTGCGTTGACCCTCCCACTTCCCGGCGCAGGCGGCGCTTCTGAAAGGATGAAGCCATGGATCCTATCTGGCTGCTCGTTATCCTCATCCTCGTAGTCGTGTTCGCGAGCATCAGCATCGTCGGCACCCTTCATCGAATTCGTGATGCGAGTGAAAAGACTCTCGCGATTTTTGAGGCGCAGACTGCTGCCCAACACCCTGGGGCGCCATCTCACTAGGGGTTCCTTTGACGAGATGGACAGACGAGGCCAGCACCATCTTGCACACTCGCATCAGCAGCCCACGACACAGGCGACAGCGTCAATCGCACGAAGTCGGTCGCGTGTCCCGTTGCGGTCGACGCAGCCGATGTCTAGCCCCCGAACATGTCCTTCGACAACGCTGATCTGCGGCCTCAGCACGGGTTTTCGCACCGGTTTGGGACAAACGCACGCCAAGAGAATCGATAGGAAGTATCCACAGATCGACGGCCCGGCCCAGCCGGAATCGAGTCTTCTTGGTCAAAAGATTGCCCGTTAATCACCATCGTGTGCGTGAATTGTGGGCAAAAACATACTCAACATTGAGTAAAAGTCCCTCTGATCAGGGATAAAAATGGCGGTACCGGTGGGATTTGAACCCATATTGCGACCCAGTGTTCATGGTCCGAAGCCCCTGAATCGACTGGTTTACGAGGAAATAACGCCCGTTTGCGCACAGTAGAAAACAGGTGCTTGCAGACTTTCCGTTACCGCTGCGTTACCGCTGGAGCCGTTCGCGGCGCGCGGCGTCGAGTGCCTCAGCGACGCCGTCCAGATCATCCTCGAACAGGTCGGCGTAGCGATCGAGGGTCATAGCGGCGGAAGCGTGGCCGAGCATCCGCTGCACCGCCTTAACGTTTGCGCCTGCACTGATGGCGAGTGATGCCGCCGTGTGTCGCAAGTCGTGCGGCGTCACCCGCGGCATGATCGGAGGCTCCTCCCGCGTGAGGCGCTTGGCCTCGGCGGCGGCTTTCTCCTCGGCGGCCCGCACACGCATCACGGCACCCATAAACCAGCCCTTGTGCGCGTGACCTTGGGTCAGGTGAGTCACGCCGTCACCCCAGAGCAGCGCGTCGGCACTCTTGCCGGAGCTCGCGGTCGCAATCGCGTCATCCAGGAACGCCGGGTAGACGACCGAACGCCGCTCGTGAGTCTTCGGGGTGCCGACGACTACATGACCGTTCACGCTAACGGCATTCTCCTCGATTCGGAGGCGCCGCCTCGCTCGGTCGACGTGCGCCACTTTGAGCCCGGTAGCCTCTCCCCACCTGAGGCCGGTATACGCCAGGAATCGAACAAAGTCTGGGTACTTCGATTCCAGGGCCAGCCTTTCAACCTGTTGGTGCGAAAGGTATGCGCGCCGGCCGGTTGTTTTACGGGGCAGCTTGAGCTCGCGTGCCGGGTTGGTCGTTATCCGGTTGTCCTTCACCGCGCCATCGAGGATGACAGCGAGCACGCCGCGGACACGGGCTACTGTGGTGGGGCTCCGCTGAGCGGCCAGCTTCGAGATCCAAGCCTGCACCTCCGTGTGACGGATCGAGCCGACGGCGCGGGCTCCCCACTTCGGCCTCACATGTATGCGCCAAGCCGACTCGTCTGAGTGGTATGTCGAGGCTTTAACCGCGGTCTGATGCGCGGCAAGCCAGTCCTCGCCAAGGATGCTCACGATCGAGAGTCCATCACTCGGTGCGATGTACGCTCCCTGGAGCTTCGATACCTCGATGGCGCCGATGTACGCCTGAGCGTCCCGTTTGAGCTTAAATCCGGCCTTGCGAGCCGTCTTGCCGTCGGGCTTGCGGTAACGGACCTCGAATAGCCTCCCCGCCTGCGTTTCGTATGCGTGAACGCTACCCATGTGACCCCTCTCGTGGTGTGTGCAAGCCGCTACAAATGTGAGCTTAGTGAATAGCGATGCCAGATTTTTTGCAGCAGATTGCGCGTATTAGGCTTTGGAATGTGTACAAATGTGTATACTTTTGGATAGCAAGCAAGAAGCGGCGAAGCACCATCCTTACCGACTGCACCAAAAAGTCGGCCATTTGCGCCGCGGGAGAACGATCTCCCGCCAGTGGTTCGCCACTGGTTAGAAACACCCAGAGATAGAGCGTGCGCCATCTGGATCCCATCTAGGGTCCTGCATGACGATTTACGTCCCCTTCAGCACGTTGCTTGACTCCCCCGTCAGCACTTCCCTGCTGGACTCCCTCATCACCCCCGCTACGCTCGCTGCGCGCCTGGGTATGACTCAGCGCACGCTCAGCGAGAAGCGCATCACGGGCACCGGCCCGGCATTCATCCGCACGGGAAAGAGCGTTCGCTACCGCCCCGAGGCCGTAGATCGCTGGCTCATCTCGAATGAGCACCACAGCACCTCCGAGGAGGTGCGCTGATGGGTGCCCCCGAAGAGACGCGACCCCAAGGCACCACGGGCCTTGAAGAGTTCGAATCCGGTAGGCCTCGCCGCTTCCAAGTGGCCTCGCAGACCCTCACTCGAGATTTGATAGCCGACGCGCTCGACCGCCCGAACGTGGTGCGCTTTGCCGCAATCGTGCATGACAAGGACCCAGGTGTGCGCACGCATTCGCACGTCGTATTGGAATTGAACGATGGGCGAACGCTCCAAACCGTGGCCAACATGCTCCGCGTGCCTCTTGTCCTCGTGCGTTCGGTCGTCGGGAAGCGTGGCGACACGCACTCCTTCGCGCGCGCTGTGCGCTACCTCACGCACGAATCGCCCACCGAGCAAGCGAAGGGTAAGTACCGCTACCCGGATGCAGAAGTATTCGCTTCTGCGGGCTACGAGTGGCGCGCCGAGATCGACGCGCTGAGCGCACGTGGAGGCTTCTTGCCGCCATTGCTGGAGCGGCTCAAGCTCCAGGTATTTTCGGGCGAGCGAAGTGCACACACAGTGCGCGAAGAGCACCCCTACCTCTACCTCAGGCACGCTGCAGCGTTTGACAGCCTGGAAAAGCGTTTCATGACCGAGTTCGCGACCGCCGCACAACGGGAGGTACGTCTCGAAGAGATGCGTCGCCGCGCAGCTGCACGTGGCTGAACCGACAGGCGAAGGGCCCCGACGCGTCATGGCCCCCAAAGACCGGGCCCCTCTGGCAGGGGCCGACCACTGCAACGCCGAAGGAAGGGATCTCTCATGAGTGATTTCCACAGCACCGCCAACGCGCCGCAGACCGGCCCCTGGGCAACGAGGGTCGAGCCGAGGCGCAAGGCGCCGAAGACCGATGAGCAGCTCTTCGCCGAAGCCGAAAAGCGCATGGGCCTGCTCCGCACGAAAGTGCTCGCGAACCGAGATCGGCAGCGCATGGAATTGGTCGACGACCTCTACGCGAAGTACAGCGTCGAGGCCGTCGCGGACGACATGAGCGAGAGCAAGCGGCTCCAGACGCTCCGAGCCAAGCTCTGCCTTTAGCGACTGAGCACGGCACGACGAAGCCCCGTGCACCGTTCAGGTGCACGGGGCTTCATCGTGCCGGTCAGCATCTCGGGAGGGCATCGCCCTCCCGCACGGGTGGAAGTGTCGAGGGGGCAGCGCCCGCCTTGACCGGGGTCGAGTGGGCAGCGCCCCCGCATGCAAAGGGCAGTCCATCGAGCGGAGCGAGAGGGACTGCCCGGTCCGACCGAATCATGGAGCGCAGCGACAATGATTTCGGTCGGATTGCTTGCCAGTGGTCTGGTCACTAGGCTGTTGAGCACGGGTCCAAGATTCGAAAAAGCGAAGAACCGGATGCTCAGCAGGCTAGTGAACAGAACACACGGAGGGCGCGGGCTATGAGCGAAGCGAAGAGCTGGGAGCGCCCGACGATGGCCGAGGCGGACACCTCTCAGGTGGCCGTCGAGTCCTTTGCCGTGAGCTGCGGCGCAGCTGCGAGCGAGAGGGCTGACGAGCGCAGCTCGGCCCGCCCGGTGAAGGACGTCGTCGTCACCGTGAGGATGACGGCCGACGATGCAGTTGACCTCGCGTTCGTTCAGACCGAGCTCGGCGCAGCGTCGGGACCCGACGCAGTCCGCGAGGTGATCAGGCTCGTCGCAGCGCTACAGCGCGACGAGTCGCATCAGTCCGCGAAGGCTCAACGCCCCGCGGCTGTCGTTGACGAGGTTCTGCTCACGGAAGTCCGCGACGCTGTCCGAGAAGTCACGACGAGCTACAACGAGCGCACCCGCGAGCTCCACTTCATCGGCCACAACTGGAACCAAATAACGAAGGTCGCGAACGCTACGGGCAAGGTCGACACTGATGCGATTCGCGGCGTCGAGCGTGCTCTGGTCGATATCCGCATGCAGATGGCGGCGGATGCCGAGCGCGACGCGAAGCTAATGGCGGTGCTGCCATTCCAGTCGTAGTGATCGGCAAGACGGCGGTCGCAGCGCGTCTGCTGCGATACACCGAGAAGGAGAAAGCCGGGGGCACTGAGCCCCGTGTTCTGTACTCCGAAGGAATCCGGTGCCGCGTCCCCACGGCCGAGCGGGAGTTCGCTGCGGTGCGCCGTGTACACGGCAAGCAGGGCGCGAAGCGGAAGGTCCCAGCGAAGTACGAGCTGCCCGAACCAGGCGAGGTTGCGACCCATGTCCGGCGCGCGCGCCCGAACGGACGAAAGTACTGGGATGTCGCAGCAGGCAGCACCGCGGCAACGCACGTTCGCCGCGAGGGTGACGGCTACATCGACGAGATTCAGGCGGTGCACGTGATCGTCAGCTTCGGCCTCGACGAGGTGAACCCCGACGATCCCGAGCAGGTGCGCCGGGCGTTCGATTTCGTCGCGACGATGATGACGGACCTCTACCCTGGCGTCCAAATGAAGCTCGTCTGTCAAGCGGATGGCGCAGGCCGAGCCGCCCATGTGCACGTCGTTCAGAACGCCGTCGTCGTCGAGCGGATGGAGGTTGACGGCCAGGTCTGGGAAGCCGGGCGCAAGATGTCCGGCGCTCTCACGGACATCGGCCGGCTGCGCGAGCGCGCTGATGACTTTATCAAGCAGCACGGCGCCGAGTACGGCGTTGAACAGAAACTCCCCACGGTGACGGAGCAGAACGCCGAGAAGCGCAGTACGCGGGACCGACGCATGGCAGCCAAAGGTGAGATCTCGAACCACGACATCATCCGCGCCGCCTTCGAAGACTCGATGGAGGACCCTCGCTCCGTGGACCTTGACGGTTTCGTCGAGGTCATGTCCGAGCACGACGTGACCGTGAACCACCGTGTTAGTCGCGCGGGGAAGCCCGGCGAGAAGCACGCGTTGTCCTACCGGCTGGACGACATGAAAACGCCCGTCCGCGGCACCACTCTCGGCGATCACTTCGCCTTCGACAGCACCATCCAGCAGCTCGAAGACAATGCCTCTGGCCAAGAGCGAGAACGGCGCCCCGAGAAGCAGCGCGTCGGCGCCCCGAAAGCGACGCCTGTGCCGACTGCTCAGGAGCTCGCCGATGCTCAGGTCGTCGTCGAGCGGCTCGCCCGCGCGGAGCGCGCAGCGCAAGCCGAAGACCAGGCGGCGGCCGACTTCCTCCCCGCGATTATCGAGGACTTCGACGCAGCGGTCGAGGCCGAGCGCCTCGGTGACTTCACCGAGCTGGCGCGCCTGGCGAATACGACCCGAGAGAAGGAGGCGATACGCAAGGTGCAGCAGGCACAGACCACCGCGATCTCCTCCCCCGACGGCACGGCGCAGCCCCAGCCTGTAACGACCCCGGAGCCGCAGCAGCCCGCTCCTGCGGTAGCGCCCGCGCGCCAGACGCAGGGGAAGCCACTGTTCGGGGTGTCGCTCGCCGATCTCAGGAAGCACGCCCAGGAGACCCGGGAAGCCGCCATGAACACCCACGAGCCCGAGGAGGTTTCGATGGGTACACCAGAGTCGGAGACGATCCGCGACGCCACTACCGCCTTCGAGGCGCTCCCTATAGCCTCCCCGAAGGTCAGCCCGCACCGCCCCGCGGAGCGGAAGGAGATGCAGCGCCTCCGCTCGGAGCTCGTCGAGATCGAGGAAGAGTTCGATCAGAGCGACGACGGGCCGACTCTGGGCAGCTGACATCCACGAACTTGCGATTACGTGATTGCACTGCGCGCAAGAAGCACGAAATGTTGCCTTATTTCTGAGCAATTTCATCGGGGGCACGTTGGCCAACTTAAGACGTTGCCCGTCCTCAAGTTCCCCTCGTAAACGAGTGCTTGCCTTGTGCTCCTAGCCCCGCCTGCGTCGACCAGGCGAAGGTGGGTGCTGGCGGCGAATGCGAACTCGAATACATCTTTGATCAGGCCATATATCGCTTGTCGGGTGCTCTTCGAAGGAGCACCCTTCCCATAACCACCCAGCCTTGCTTTGCTCCGCGACTGATGCGAGCATTCGAATCATGACGGAATCGCACTCCCCCGCACCCGCCGATTCCCCTGACGGAACTGGCTCGGAACCGGGGACGGTACATGTCTCGGAGGACGCCGTCCGGCGCCTCGCAGAAGCCGTGGCTCGATTGGCGAATGACCCGGAATACTTCCTGGAAGCACTAACGGACTTCTTGCTCGCGATGAAGCCGATCTCGCTGGAGAGGCTGACCGAAAACGAAGTACGGTTCCTGATCGAATCGGGCGCATTCACCGCCACGGAGTGGTCCGAGACGTCGGCAGCCGTGGACCGAGGAAGCTTGCAGGTTGGCGCAACTGAGGGGTGGCTGTTGGGCCTTTTCGAGACCAGCTCGATGGAGGTCGTCACAGGTTTCCTCGACTGGAACGAGGAAACCGTTCGCGCTGCCGTCGCAGAGGGGCGCCTGTACGCGATCGAAATATCAGGCCGGCTCCGTTTCCCGGTATGGCAGTTCAGCATCGGGTCCCCCGAGAAGCTCCTGCCCGGGCTCACCCAGATCATCCAGGTCATCACCCCGAGATGGACGTGGCAGAGTGCGGCCGGATTTTTCGCCACCCCTCAGTCGAGCCTCATCGCCAAGGGACCCCAGACCCCCGTGCAATGGCTCCGCCACGGCGGCGACGTCCGCGACGTGATCGAGATCGTCGAAGCAGACGATTGGTGGTGAGGGCCCGGAACGGGGGTCTCGTGGTTCCGGAGGAGACAGGCCGTAGATCGGGGGACCACAAGGTAAATGTTGAGGAGAGCGTTCGAGAGTTCTGGCTGATTCACGCTCGGCATTTCACCTCGCCCATCGTGCTCTTCAGCTTCGTCTACGAGCAGTACGCGCATTGGATTCGCGCGCAAGCGTCCGAAGGTCGGCAACTCCCCCTCCGCGCGTACGGGATATTTGGCCGCCAGCTGCGTGCGCTCATCGCGGAGTCCAGCGAGTGGACCCCAGTCTTTGTCCTTCCTGGGAGCGATATGAACAGGCTCGCGGACTTGACGAACCCGCCGTCAACTCGGACACGCATCGTCGACAATCACAGGATCGTGGCATTCGAGAGAAACCCCGGCTGGATAAATCCTTCAGAACCAGCGTCAGTAGATGAAGTGTGGGAACTCGGGGGAACTGATGCGACGACCATGGGTATTCGCCGACGTGAGCAAGTGCGGCTTCGGTCGTATCTTCTTGACGGCCGCGATTCGGCGAATTGCGATATCTGCGGGCGCGAGTTGCCTGCCTCTCTCCTTGTCGCCGCACACATCAAGCCCCGCGCTCTGTCAGATGAGGAACACCGCAAAGACTTTGCGTCGATCGCCATGCTCGCGTGCGCGCTCGGCTGTGATCAGCTGTTCGAACTCGGCTACGTCATCGTCGATGAGGATGGCGTAGCGAAGCCCGGCCGCGATGCAGAAACCTCTGCCCTCCAATCGATCGTCGATCAACTGGTAGACCGCAAATGCGCGGCACACAACACAAGAACCGCGCGCGATTTTGCCGATCATCTCAAGCTCGTGATGGCGAAGCAGTGGTCGGGGCTCACTGCCCTTGACTTAGCTGCTCAGTGCGGTCCTCCCAAACCGTCTGGGATGGTGACAGATCTGGGACTGCACGGGCTATCGAGAGCACCGACTGCGGGTTGATAAAGTTATCAGCCGTCGCGCACGCTGATAACTTTATCAACCGCTCCGGTTTGGGTGAGGTGCTGGTCAGGAGCGTGGGCATCCAGGCGCGGGGCATTGCTTAGGTCGCGATGAATTCCTGATGGCGCGCGCTTCCTCACCTTGGACAGCTACCGCGCAAAGCTGAAACATTGGTCGCCCGCCGAACGCAGCGTCGATCGGCCGTCCCCTCAAACGAACTCACAGTAAGGCGTCGCGGTACGAAGTGTCCTGCAACTTTGGGAAGGTCCAGCCGTTGCGGCAACGCGGTGTCCATCGACGCGGCGGGCATGAGGAACGCGGCGTCATCGCCACCCTTAAGCCGGGCGTCGGCGATGTCGAGGGCATGGCGGAGGTCATCGGCTATTCGGCTCATACCGACCGTTCTATGGGGCGGAGCAGTCGGCTCCGGGCGGGAGTGGCGGCGCGCATCGAGGAGACGGTCACCGGCTAGTCAGCAAGGCAAGCGCGAGCTTGTCGGCTGCGCCTCTACAGTGGACCCGGGACGTATAGGACAAAGGGGTACACGAGTGGCAAAACTGGACGTGCAGAACCGAGTTGTCGACCTGATCGACCAAGTGTCGCGAGCGACTCTATCGCGGGAGACTGTCCCACCGTGGCTACTGCGCCCGGGACGCCTGGAAGCGGGCCCCCCTGTGGCCGAGTATCCAGGCCATCTATAAAGACTTGACCGGGCTTGTTCTACCGGATGTGATGCGTCCAGTCGAAAGCCGGCGCGTGGACGCGATTCTGACCGGGCCTGACGGAGCGCCACGGATCGTCGAAGTCGATGAGGATCAACATTTCTCGCCGCACCGCGCCAAAGCGTTCACTCTCTACCCGGCACACATAAGTGTCGCGTTCGACCGCGAAACGTGGATCGAACGATCCTTATCGGGGATGAAGCCCAAGGGCGGAAACTTCGCAAAGCCGTGCCCGCCGCTCTTCCCTGAAGCGGGTGGCCGGCACATTCAGCGGGCGTTCCGAGACGCCCTTGCGGACCTTCTTCCTACCGCCCACGGATGGGCTCCAACGCTCCGAGTCGGAGAGTTCGAAGTGGCCGGATGGCTGCATGACGATGACGCCGCCGACCGGATGAGCGCTCTGCTCGACCGCAAGGTCGTCAGCAGGTAGGAACGTGTCAGGGGCTTTGCGCCGATAGTGCGGATAAGTGCGATTATCGGGGGCAATAAACCGCCCCCTTGAAGTGAGATGAGGCTGCGCAGAAATCGCCTGGTCGCGGCTCTGCGCGCCGGTATCCTAAGTCGTGCAGCACCGGGCTGCACATCAGGGAAGGTGCCAATGCCCAAGGACAAACGCCGACAGCGTGAGCTCGTAGCACAACGCTCTGCCAGCACTCGTCGAGAGTCGTCCGATCGTAACCCGATGCTCGTGGAGGCGGACCAGATCCTCGCGGATCTTGCAGCAGCG
This sequence is a window from Cryobacterium sp. CG_9.6. Protein-coding genes within it:
- a CDS encoding sensor domain-containing phosphodiesterase, with amino-acid sequence MTGFIQVAFASTAFNGSAQSLAGPAAMMFLLFLVAESTQIHVEVRHHAHSVSLSELPMVLGLFLLPPHWLLGLRLLAAGVGFVARRMAPSKAVFNLGLFTAEVGTAALIFHWLEAGDGLGLRDWGVAYATMAVIGVLGSVAVTAAIGLIQGRPSHRDLVRTLLAVIITGVFNTTLALVALLASSFDAAILLLAILLVLLVVAYRAYDRLVRQRADLDKLFNFTQALAAAKAGDDMVKTLLDQARDLLQGETAALHLRRPPDRDGSPTSDSGSTPLSGEPVVIPRNTREPRLRAWLTEVGLRDAVLVPLALDSESATILQVGNRMGRTRTFTPSDLQLLQTLAAHAEVTWSNARLLEQARYDAGHDGLTGLANRSLFLLRLQHTLDSYTSTAPHTVPARCQGAAFLLDLDRFKDINDSLGHHIGDILLQQIAGRLRDHLPPDAVVARLGGDEFAVLLPRCETPQQAVDVANDARALLSGPFDVSGTCLEVGVSIGVTLLPQDGREPSTVLQHADIAMYEAKRSALGVVRYHPTDEHGNRRRLTLAAELRRAIDTEQIIVHYQPKMSLANDFIIGYEALARWEHPTRGLLTPDEFIPIAEQTGLITSLTQSILRQALYRCRDWQPQHPGVAIAVNLSTRDLRDRSMHATVAQLLTETGVDPTLLTLEITESSVMGDFTAALAVLEALRDLGVNLSLDDFGTGFSPLTYLQRLPVNEVKIDKSFVTAMNTSTSATAIIRAVIDLAHILDLTVVAEGVEDEESRRTLTLLGCDTMQGYLLSHPLTPGELSHWLDHQARRGHPHARADHRPRLQVIPDHTPRRTELQD
- a CDS encoding site-specific integrase → MGSVHAYETQAGRLFEVRYRKPDGKTARKAGFKLKRDAQAYIGAIEVSKLQGAYIAPSDGLSIVSILGEDWLAAHQTAVKASTYHSDESAWRIHVRPKWGARAVGSIRHTEVQAWISKLAAQRSPTTVARVRGVLAVILDGAVKDNRITTNPARELKLPRKTTGRRAYLSHQQVERLALESKYPDFVRFLAYTGLRWGEATGLKVAHVDRARRRLRIEENAVSVNGHVVVGTPKTHERRSVVYPAFLDDAIATASSGKSADALLWGDGVTHLTQGHAHKGWFMGAVMRVRAAEEKAAAEAKRLTREEPPIMPRVTPHDLRHTAASLAISAGANVKAVQRMLGHASAAMTLDRYADLFEDDLDGVAEALDAARRERLQR
- a CDS encoding helix-turn-helix domain-containing protein, with the protein product MTIYVPFSTLLDSPVSTSLLDSLITPATLAARLGMTQRTLSEKRITGTGPAFIRTGKSVRYRPEAVDRWLISNEHHSTSEEVR
- a CDS encoding Rep family protein; the encoded protein is MGAPEETRPQGTTGLEEFESGRPRRFQVASQTLTRDLIADALDRPNVVRFAAIVHDKDPGVRTHSHVVLELNDGRTLQTVANMLRVPLVLVRSVVGKRGDTHSFARAVRYLTHESPTEQAKGKYRYPDAEVFASAGYEWRAEIDALSARGGFLPPLLERLKLQVFSGERSAHTVREEHPYLYLRHAAAFDSLEKRFMTEFATAAQREVRLEEMRRRAAARG
- a CDS encoding relaxase/mobilization nuclease domain-containing protein, with the protein product MIGKTAVAARLLRYTEKEKAGGTEPRVLYSEGIRCRVPTAEREFAAVRRVHGKQGAKRKVPAKYELPEPGEVATHVRRARPNGRKYWDVAAGSTAATHVRREGDGYIDEIQAVHVIVSFGLDEVNPDDPEQVRRAFDFVATMMTDLYPGVQMKLVCQADGAGRAAHVHVVQNAVVVERMEVDGQVWEAGRKMSGALTDIGRLRERADDFIKQHGAEYGVEQKLPTVTEQNAEKRSTRDRRMAAKGEISNHDIIRAAFEDSMEDPRSVDLDGFVEVMSEHDVTVNHRVSRAGKPGEKHALSYRLDDMKTPVRGTTLGDHFAFDSTIQQLEDNASGQERERRPEKQRVGAPKATPVPTAQELADAQVVVERLARAERAAQAEDQAAADFLPAIIEDFDAAVEAERLGDFTELARLANTTREKEAIRKVQQAQTTAISSPDGTAQPQPVTTPEPQQPAPAVAPARQTQGKPLFGVSLADLRKHAQETREAAMNTHEPEEVSMGTPESETIRDATTAFEALPIASPKVSPHRPAERKEMQRLRSELVEIEEEFDQSDDGPTLGS